Genomic window (Marinobacter fonticola):
TGCGCATCGACTGCTTCACGTCGAACACTTCCACCGTGCTGATCGGACCGCCCTGGGCCACCAGGTTGTCGAGGTAGCGGCTGACGGAATCGATCTCTCGACACTCTCCCGGCACGGCGAGGAGCATGGAGCCGTCTTTCTGAGTCAGCAACTGACTGTTGAACAGGTAGGAGCTCACGGCATCGGCGATAGGCACCTCGTCGGAACTAACCCGCACGCCTTGCAGTTCGGCTCCCTTCAGCTTGCCGCGGATATCCGCCAGCACCCTTTCCTCGTTGAGAAAAGCCTGATCGTGGTAGAACAGCACGTTGCCGTTACCCACCGCGATCACGTCGTTGTGAAACACACCGGCATCGATCGCGCTCGGATTCTGTTGAGCAAACACCGCGTGGTTATCGCTCAGGCCATGCAAGCGGGCGATAGCCTGGGAGGCTTCCAGGGTCTGGCGTGCCGGGAAACGCTTTGGCGCAGGCGCGGCTTCGTCGAAAGCGGTCTGCCCGTATACGAACAGCTCCACACCCGGCTCGCCGTAGGCACTGCACAGGCGCGTGTGGTTGGCTGCGCCCTCGTCGCCGAAGTGACTGACGGAAGGCAGGGCCTTGTGGTGGGCGAAGTAGGCTTCATCCGTAAAGATGGAAGCCAGTGCCCGCCCGGTCACCTCGTGCTCGATGGAGCGGTGGAACTTGGCGCTCAGGTTCGCCGGGGTGAAGTGTACCCGGTGATCCTTGGTATCCGCACTCGGTGAAACCGTGGCCGCATTGGCGGTCCACATCGTGGAGGCGGAAGCCGCAGCGGAGAGAATCACCGGGTTGCTTTTCGCCGCCGCAGCCAGCACGTCGGCGTCACTGCCCGTGAAGCCCAGCTTGCGCAGCGTGGGAATATGCGGACGTTCATGGGGCGGCAGAATGCCTTGAACAAACCCCCGGTCCGCCAGGATCTTCATCTTTTTAAGGCCCTGGAGCGCCGCTTCCTTGGGGTTGGATACCGCACTGACGTTGGATTTAGAGGCCACATTACCCCAGGACAGGCCCGCGTAATTGTGGGTCGGTCCAACCAGACCGTCGAAATTGGCTTCTGTGGCGTGTTGGGTCATGCAAACCTCGCTGGAAATCGTCTTGATAAATCCGTGTTGGCTCGGCTTAACGGAGGCAGTACCACCGATGTAACCGACGCTTTAGCTTCGGAGCAGGCGCAAGCCTGCCGGGAACTATCGGGGGACTGGCGTCCCCTCCGAAGCTGAAGCGTCGGCTACATTTAGTATCGTGGCACGTTGCACTAGCCTGGCCTTGTCTCTATTCGAAGCTCAGGCCCGGGGCCAGGCTGTCCGGCATCGCGCTCTTGTCGGATTCCAGCGAGGCCATCGGCCAAGCGCAGTAATCCGCCGCGTAGTAGGCGCTCGGACGATGGTTGCCGCTGGCGCCCACGCCGCCGAACGGCGCGGCACTGCTGGCGCCGGTGAGCGGACGGTTCCAGTTGACGATACCGGCACGGACTTCCTCGGTCAGCCGTTCGTAAAGTTTACGGTCGTCGGTCAGGATGCCGGCGGACAGCCCATAACGCGTGTCATTCGCGATGGCCAGGGCCTGATCGAAGTCGTCGTAGCGAATGACGCTCAGCAGCGGACCGAAAAACTCTTCATCCTCGACATCATCGGCGTCAGTGATATCGATAATGCCTGGCGTCAGCATGGCGGGGCCGTCATCCGCACGGCGCAGTTCCAGCAGTGACTTGGCGCCTTTCTCCAACAGGTTAGCCTGAGCATCCACTAGTCGCTGCGCCGCAGCGGCCGATACCAGCGAACCCATGAATGGCTGGGGGTCGGCGTCGAAGCGGCCGACCTTGATGCTCTTGGCGACTTCGACGAGGCGCTCGATAAACTGATCGCCCTCCTTGCCTTTGCGAACCAGCAGACGGCGCGCACAGGTACAGCGCTGTCCAGCGGAGAGAAAAGCGGATTGGATGGCGTGATGTACGGCGCCGTCCATGTCCGAGATATCCTGGACAATCAGCGGATTATTGCCACCCATCTCCAGTGCGAGGATTTTCTCCGGCTGACCGCCAAACTGCTGGTGTAGCTGATGGCCAACGTTGGAGCTGCCGGTAAAGAACAAGCCGTCGATGCCCGGATGCCCCGCCAGCGCGATACCCGCCTCCTTCTCACCTTGAAGCAGGCTGATGACCGAGTCCGGCAATCCCGCCTTGATCCAGAGGCGGACCGTCAGCTCGGCCACGGCGGGCGCAATTTCGCTGGGCTTAAAGATAACGGTATTGCCTGCCAGCAGCGCCGGAACGATGTGCCCGTTGGGCAGGTGGCCCGGGAAGTTGTAAGGTCCGAATACAGCCACCACGCCATGAGGCCGGTGACGCAGAACCGCTTGACCACCGGCCATAGCGGACTCGGAATAGCCGGTACGATCCTCGTAGGCTTTCTTGGAAATACCGATCTTGCCAATCATCGCCGCCACTTCGGTACGCGACTCCCATAGCGGCTTACCGGTCTCCTCACCGATGGTGTGGGCCAACTCTTCCTTATGCGCTTCGAGCTCCTTGCCGAAGGCTTCGACAATGGCCAGGCGCTCCTCGAAGGTCTTGCGGCGCCACTCGGGGAAGGCCGCCCTCGCGGCGCGCACGGCGGCATCCACATCTTCCACGTCGGCGCTCTGGCCACTCCAGACGGTGTCACCGGAAACCGGCTGCAGGGATTCCATGTCCGGGCCGTGGCCGGTCAGCCATTTACCCTGAATCAGAAGTTCTCCGGTCAGTTCGATACTCATCTGTCACTCCTTCTCTGAATTATTTGGCCGTGCGGACATTCGCGCCGTCTTTCAGCGGCGAGAGACGCACCATGTCCCCGGAGGATACCTGCAGCGCCTCCGCCACTTCGGCGGGCATGCTCACGGTATCTGGCTTGATGCATTTCATGGGCAGCGTGGTCACGCGAAAATCGCGGAACGACCGGTTGGACACCATGACGCGCTGTTCGGCAGGCACATCCAATTCTACCGGCTGACGCGTAACGAGCACGTGGCGCTTGATGCTTTCCCGCACCGTGCGTACGTTGTGAATAAACGCTTCAACCACCGGGCCGGCATCGAAGATGTCCACCAGGCCATTGAAGTTGAACCCTTCGGCCTGAAGCATTCGCAGGGCGGGCTTGGTGTTTTCGTGAACCTGGCTCACCACCTCCCGCGCGGATTGCGGCAGTAGCGGCAGGTAAATCGGATATTTCGGCATCAATTCGGCGATGAAGGACTTGTTGCCCATGCCGGACAGAAAATCCGCCTCGCTGAAGTCCATATCGAAGAACCGGCGGCCCAGAGCGTCCCACAATGGACTGCGGCCATTCTCGTCGGAATAGCCGCGCATTTCCGCAAACACCTTCTCGGAGAAAAGATTCCGGAAATCCGCCATAAACAGAAAACGGCAGCGGGATAGCAGCAGGCCATTCCCCCCCTGGCGATGGGTTTTCGACAGCAGCAACGAACAGATCTCGCTGGTATCGGTCATGTCGTTGGTCAGATGCAGGGTCGGCGTGCGCACATGGACGCCCAGCTCCCGCGAGGCATTGACCGTCGTGCTCAACCGGTAGTTGTACCAGACTTCGTCCAGACCCACGCGAGCCTCGATACCACTGATACCCACGCACTTACCCTGAGCGGTATCTTCCAGCGCGAACAGGTACATGCCCGCTTCCGGCTCGCAGCGCTCGCCGAAGGTATCCTCCGAACGCGCAATCTTGCGGGCCAGGAGATCGCGGTTGGGGGGCAGTGACGTCAGGCCCTTGCCGGCTCCTTCGGCCATTTTGTGCAAGTCTTCCAGATCGCCCTGGTTAATGGGTCGAATCAATAGCATGCGTACTTTCTCCCATTCATGCGTGTTCCCCCTTTATAGAGCGACCAGAATCAAGTCGTCGCCGTCACTCACCTGGAGCACATCGGCAACCGACGTATTTAATCGGACGACGTCACCCAGCCCATCGCTGACGTTGGTCAAGGTGCAGCGGAAAGCTTCGCTCTCGCCATTGGCCACCAGGTAACGAAGCCCGCGGCTGCCTTCACCCCGGCGAACGGTCTTGATGCGACGGCTAGTGAGCGTACTTAATGCGTCGGTACGGGCTTCCAGCACCGGGCCGCCGTCAAAGATGTCGATATGCTTGCCCATGCGGAAGCCTTCACGCTCCAGCAACTGACAGGTGCGTTCGGCGGCTTCGTGAGGCTGGCTGATCGCTGTTTGAGCCGCTTCGGACAAAAGCGTGACGTAGATCGGGTTGGGCGGCATCAGCTCGGCGATGAAGGTCTTGCTCTTCACGCCGGAATAGTAGTCCGCAGTGGCAAAATCCATGTGGAAGAAGTGGCGGCCCAGGCTATCCCAGAATGGCGCGTCGCCCTCTTCGGTTTGTACGCCTTGGATTTCCACCACCAGATCGTTGGCAAAGCGCTCCCGGTGCCGGTCGATAAACAACAGACGGGACCGGGACAGCAGCTCGAACGCGTCGCCATCACGCAGCTCGGGATCGATCGTAAACGAACACAGCAAGGTATCGCCGGTCAGCTCGTGGGTCGGGTAGAGCACCGCCACGCGCTTGGAGACATCCAGCTCATGGGAGGCGTGAATCAGCTCGTCGCGGCGGTAGTTGTAAAACGGCTGGCCATTACCCGCACGGGCGTCGATGCCGGCGGTGCCGTGGATCTTGCCGGTTTCGCTATCCTCCAGCACGAACAGGAACCGCTCGCGCTCCAGCAGGGCCGGATCGCTTGCCAGAGAGCGTAGCGAATGGTCGATTTTCTCGCTCAGCTTGTCCCGGGACTGGGGCAAGGTGGAAACGCGGGCACCGTGACCGGTCGCCAGCTTCTCGATGCCGGCCAGATCCTCATGCCGTGCGGGGCGGACTATCCACATAGTTCCTGTTCTCCTGTTATTCGCGGCAAACGCCGGAGCCTGCGCAATCAGCGCAGGCCCTTTGTTGAGGACTTAGCCAGCGACCTTGGCGACGGCGCGCTCGAAACGCACTAGGGCTTCGTCGATATCGGATTCAGGAATAATCAGGGATGGCGCCAGACGCACCACGTTCAGACCGGCCACCAGAACCATGACGCCTTCGTCCAGGCCGGCATTGAGGAAATCCTTGGCCTTGCCCTGCCACTTCTCGGACAGCACACCGCCGAGCAGCAGGCCAGCACCGCGGACGTGATCAAATACACCATACTTCTCGCCGATGGCTTCCATCCCCTGACGCAAACGCAGCGAACGGGCTTCCACGCCTTTGAGCACATCCGGCTGGCTGACGATATCGATCACGCGCTGAGCTACGGCACAGGCCAGCGGGTTGCCGCCATAGGTGCTGCCGTGAGTGCCCACGCCCAAGCTGTCTGCGATCTTGGCGGTGGTCAGCATGGCCCCGATAGGGAAGCCCCCACCCAGAGCTTTGGCGGTCGAGAGAATATCCGGGGTCACGCCGTATTTTTGATAGGCGTAAAGGTGGCCGGTGCGGCCAACACCGGTTTGTACCTCATCGAAGACCAGCAAGGCGTCATGCTTATCGCACAGCTCGCGCAGGGCTTCGAGGAAGCCGGGCTTCGCCGGTAGGATGCCGCCTTCACCCTGGATCGGCTCGACGACGATGGCACAGGTCTTGTCGGAAATCAGTTTCTCGACACTGGCCAGGTCGTTGAAGTCCGCATGATGAATGCCTTGGGGCGCAGGCTCGAAGCCTTCCAGGTATTTTGGCTGGCCACCGACGGACACGGTAAACAGGGTGCGTCCGTGAAAACTGTTTTTGAACGCGATGATTTCGTGCTTGTCCGGGCCGTGGTGCTGCCACGCGTAGCGGCGAGCCAATTTGAAGGCGGCTTCGTTGGCTTCACCGCCGGAGTTGGCGAAGAACACACGCTCGGCGAAAGTCAGATCACACAGGGTTTTGGCCAGATGAATCGCCGGCTCGTTGGTCATGACATTGGACAGGTGCCAGATCTTCTCCGCCTGGGAGGTCAGTGCACCCACCAGACCGGGATGGGCGTGGCCCAGAGAGGTCACCGCGATCCCGCCGGCCAGGTCCACGTACTCCTTCCCTTCCTGATCCCAGATTCGCGAACCTTCGCCGCGTACCGGGATGATCTTGCCCGGGGCATAATTGGGAACCATAACGTCATCGAACATGGCACGGGTAATGGCGGCTGTAGTCATAACATCCTCTCGTTGTATTGGCACACGCTGCAGGCAGTCTAGACGGATGGGAACGATGTCGCTTTCATGTTTGCGACCCGGGCGTTACAGGAATGCGACCTGGGTTGGGGCCAGGGTCGTTAAATGTAGCCAGATGAGAGACCCGTTTTTAAACCTCCCGATCTTCGGACGGCGTCAACCCAAATGCGTTACGGTAAGTGGTACTGAAATGCGCCCCCGAGGAAAATCCACAGGCCATGGCGATATCCGTCAGGCTGAGCCCGCTGCTGCGCACCAGCTCTCGCGCCTTGTCCAGACGGATCTTGAGGTAATAGCGGGAAGGCACTGTGTCGAGGTACTTACGGAATAGTCGCTCGAGCTGCCGGCGTGAGAGATTGACATGGCCGGCAATGTCGTCGCCGGATAGCGGCTCTTCGATGTTGGCGAACATCAAGTCCACCGCTTCGGCCAGAGCCGGTTGTTCAGACCGCGTAGCCTGATCCAGTTCCGCACCGGCCCCCAATTCGGGCTCGCCAACCCGCTCGCGGACAAACCATTGCGCCAGGGCCTCGGCAACGTCCCGACCCAGCTCACGACCGATGGTCCAAATCATCAAATCCTGGGCGGCCGTGGCGCCACGGCAGGTCAGGCGGTTGCGGTCGACGCAGAAGACATCGTCTGCAAGCCGCACGCCGCTATAGCGCTGGCGCAATTCCGGCGCTGGCAAGCCATGCAGCGTCGCCCGATAGCCATCCAGCAGGCCAGCATCCGCTAGCACCAACGAGCCACTGGCCAGTCCGCCCACGACAGGAACGGCGTTACAACGATCAACGAGGGTTTGCGTCAGATCTGCGGGCAATCCCCGGCACGGTGCATGGCCGCCCACGACGAGAAGCCAGTGGAAGTTGTCGAGGCAGTCGCCAAGCGGCGTTTCCGGCAAGGGCAACCCGGAGCTGAAAGCGGCGCCGAGTCCTAAATGGCGAAGGGCAAAGCTGTTCTCGCCCAGCAGCCGGTTACACGCCTGCAGCGGCTCGACCGCAGCGGCATAAGACAATGCGGACGCCCCTGGAAGCAACAGCAACCCCACATTCAGCGTCAATATTCCCCCTACGGCTCTGGATTTTATTCGGTGATCAACCGGTATTCGCGTCAGGCATCAGGATATCCGGCGAGTGAACGGCCGGCAGCTCAATGAGGCGGCGACGATGGCCGTCGCGCTGATGCAAGGCTTTAATCACCAGTTTATAGGAATCCAGATCGAAGGTAACACTCTGCCCGCGCAGAGAGAGATCGCTCATGTCGCTTTCATCATGCAGCGTCGTGATATGCATCCAATTATAGATAACCAGGATATCGGTGCGTTCTCGCCGGGGATTATGCTCAACGACGCCGACGGGGCCCGCCCACGGCCAGGTTTTCAGGCGCAGTGCGTGGAAGCCGATCTGGGTGCGCAGATTGTAGCGGGTGACGTCTTCGCCGCCATCGCAGGCCCCCTTACACCGGCCAAGGGTCCTCTGGAAGCAGGGGCCCTCGTTTCCAAACTCCAAGCCGAGTAGCCGGTTGCAGAGTTCGTTCTTCGCCGAAATGCCCTTCAACGCTCGCTCGGCATCGCGAATACTGCGAAAAAGGCCATAGTAATCGCCTAGCCGGTGGGGCTCGATTTCACGCACCAGCCGAGCCTGAAGGTATCCCTGATCGTTCTGCCTCAGCTCGATACTTACCAGATTTTTCGCCGGGCGGGAGCGCCGGTTGTATAGCGGGCTCAGGGTTTTGATCTGTTTCAGTTCCAGCAACAAAGCGCCCAGTTCACCTGCGGTCTCGGTCCATTCCACCCGGCGCAGGCTCTGGGACATGCGTATCCCGCGGTGTGAGTTGTGATCGCCAGAAAAATGCGAGGCCACCCGCTGCAGGATATTGGTGCTCTTCCCCACATAGAGCAGCACGTCGTTTTCGCCATAGAATCGATAGACACCCGGACACTGGGGCAACGTATCCAGCACGTCGTTGGGCAAATGCGACGGGATGCTAGGCCGCTTCAATAATGCACGGGATGTGTGCTCCACCATCCCATAGCCATGATCGGCCAGCGCCGTTTCGAAAAAGGCATGCATCGCATGAACATCGCCCATGGCCCGATGGCGCTCGACAACCGGTAAGCCATGGCGTGCGATGAGCTCATCCATATTGTGACGCCGATAAGCGGGATAGAGCCGGCGCGACAACTTCACGGTGCAAAGCACTCGCGCCGAAAAGGCCTGCCCCAACCGACGAAATTCCGCTTTGACGAAGCCATAGTCGAAGCGGGCGTTGTGGGCGACGAACACACAATCCTTAAGTTTCTCGCGCAGCGTGTCGGCGACATCTTCGAACAGGGGTGCGTCCGCCACCATGGCGTTCGTAATGCCCGTCAGTTGTTCTATAAAGGGGGAAATACGGGTCTGGGGGTTAAGTAACGTTTGCCATTCATCGACAACCTCGCCGTTGCGCCAGAAACGGATACCAACCTCCGTAATACGGTCACACGACGCATTACCACCGGTGGTTTCCAGATCGATAAAGGCAAGGGTACACGAGTCCAGGAACGGGCTTGATTCATTCATGCTTGCTATCTACGCGAAATGTTCAGGACTGGACCGAAAAATAAGACGCCCATGTGTGAGTGGCTGTTAACGCCTGCGGCCGCCTCTGGAGGGCCTTTAGACCTTGGTATAAATAATGTGCAATCTGTTTGAATTGTCATTAATCCGTAACTACTTTGAAGAAGACGCAACACAACAATAACGCACGGAGAACACTTCAATGAACCGCAACACAATAACAATTGCAGTTCGGGCGGCGACCTCTGTACTAGCTCTCGGCTTCGCTGGATCGACAATGGCGCTGGGTATCGCAGGGAAGACCAGCGATGGGATGGAGTATAGTGCAGAGATATATGGTTACGCCCGCCTCAACGCTTCCTACGATGTCGACGAAGACATTTCTAACAGTACTCGCTCCGGGGATTTCAGCAAGGTGAATACCGGCGATGACGAGGACAACGAAATATCCGGTCATTTTGGCGCAGACGCGGTTCAAAGCCGCCTAGGGGTGAAGGCTATGTTGCCGCACGACGTTAAGGTCGTGGTTGAGGGCGATTTCCGTCCAGGCAGCTTGCGACTCCGACATGCGTATGGTGAGTACATGGGCTGGATGGCAGGACAAAACTGGTCCAACTACACAAGCTTTGTCGGGTTTACGCCCACCCTGGATTTTGACGCTCTCCCAGGAAACGCGGGAGTGCAGTTCCGAGCCGCACAGCTGCGCTATACAAACGGCCCTCTATCCATTTCTGCAGAAGAACCTCTTAGTTATAGTGGATTAATTGATGGCGCAGGCGGAGATGCTGAAAAAGAAGGACTTCCCGTTCTAACGGCGCGGCTTGAAAACAAATCCGGCGTTTTCTCCTATTCTACCGCCGCGATTTTGCGACAAGTCAGCTACGACACCGGCACAAACGATGATGATGCTATAGGCTACGGGGCATTTGCAGCAGTTACCCTCTCTGCCACGGATAGCCTCAAGCTCTATGGCGTTATCAACTACACCAATGGCGCAAATACTTATCTATATCGCTCCGGGGAGAATTTCGCTGCAGAAGACGGCTATGTCGATGGTAGTGGAAACCTTGAACTCATCAGTGGGTACGGGGGCACGGTTGGCTTAACGATTGACCTTGGGAGTGATCGTTCAATCAATGCCGGTGTTGGCATGACCGAAGTCGATTGGGACGATGCTGAACAAGACTTGGGATCTGCCGTTATTGGCGACAAGCACGAAACCAACACCAGCGCTATGATCAACTACCAGTGGCACCTTCAAAAGAACGTAACCATGGGTATTGAATACGCCTACTACATGGTAGATGAGGTGGATGGCGACGATGGCGACGCCAGTCGGCTACTGTTCGCTGCCCAATATAACTTCTAAATAGTTAAACGATAAGCACTGAATGACATGGCCTAACAACCCAGATTGTCATTCAGTGCAAGTCAAACCCGGCTTTGGCCCGGAGACTGCCCCTGACGCATTATCAACATAAGCGTCACACGGTCAGTAGTGGTGAGGTGGTGATAATGATTTCGCATGGCAACACGATACTCGATTAGAGGGGATTGCACTTAATTATTGAGCGTGCGCTGCCTTAGCCACAAGAACTCCGCGGCTTCTTGCCTGCTCGCCGCCGTGTATCCAGTTCTTGTTTATCAGCTCATGGTTTACGATCCACGCTTTCCCCATGGGCGATACTGCCCGTAGCTGCCCTTCACTCCATTCGCTGTGGCCAGTTTACGGAGGGCCTTACACCTCCAAGAGTACGGCGGACATACAAAAAAGGAGGCTTAAGCCTCCAAACGCAGAAATCTAAGTTAACTCGCAAGTATATTTAACATGTTTAACTGAAGCCAAACTGAAAATTAAAATAATAGCCATCCATTTTAAATCCGAAAAAACATTGGCATTCAGGGTGGATTCAGAATCACCTGCTTAACTAACAGTAACGAGGCCCATTCGGGCAAGAAGCAGGAGATTACACCATGATTCCCAAGTACATCACTATCACTTTAACAGCCCTTTCTATCACCATTGCGTCTATTGCGAGTAACGCCCAAGGCCTGGCGGACCGTAAGAGCGATGTTTGGTCTTCAAATAAGTCTATCGTGCATCTTCATAGTCAAAACAACGACATGCCAAGAAAACCGCAGCCTACTTTTGGCAGCGGTGATAGCTTTGCGGAGCGACAGCAGATAGGCATAGAATCATTGTCTAATGATACACCTGATCACAGTCACAAACTCTATGAGAACAAACCTAATATTGCGCAGCCTGAGCATCCGCACTGGAAACACATCCACACAATAACTAGTGTCAAAATACCTGACGATGCTAAAACGGCTTATGATGCCAAACGATACATATTTGATAGCCAAACCTTCTAGGGCTGCAATATTACAAATAATGTGACCTTTTAATTTCGCGGCCTTGTGAATACATCTGTGCGGTAGCGTAATAACGTTTAAGTCTAAGCGTTAATGTTACATTTCATAAAGGCAAGGACATTTGACTGGATATTTTTTTACCAAGCGATCCCATCGCCGGGAACCGCATCGGTTCCCGGCTTTCTTTCCTTTTCGCCGCATTTACCTAAAACACCAAAATTGTGTATTTTTTGCACACTTACGCCGAGCTAGCGCACTGTCAATTTAATCGATGTTTTACCGATTAGCGTAAGCGTCCATTGTAGGTATATGCGTAAAGCTTCAGAGCTGTCCGACCCGTTGGCATAGCTCATGCTGTGAACCCTGCTAAGGGTTAACTAGAGGTCGGCGCCTGCAATCAAAAGAGCAATCAAAAGAGGAATCAAAAGAGCCTTCAAGGAGGTGACACCTTATGAAACGCGCTGATAGCAATCGTATTTTGTTCGAACTCACCCAGCCCCATGAGCGTGAGGTGATGGAAGATCTTCATCAGTATCTGGACTGGATGTTCTTCGCCAACTGATTCTATGCCGTGCCTGGCTTGAGCCGGGCACGCCCCTCCCGATCCATTGACCGCCTTCGCTCGCGCCGCCTCTGCAACACTTCACGAGTCCCCGATGATCCCTGTCCCGCCAGCCTGTGCCTTGGAAAGCGCGACCCAAAAAAAGCAGGCCGGAGCCTGCTTTTCATATTTCTTCTTCGCCAACTCTCCTTTCCGTTAGAGCAACAACCGGCGCACATCGCCCAGCAAGTTGCCGAGTAACGTGGTAAAGCGTGCGGCATCCGCGCCATTGACAGCGCGATGGTCGTAGGACAGGGAGAGCGGCATCATCAACCGCGGCTGGAATGCCTCGCCATCCCATGTCGGTTTCATGGACGCCTTGGATAGCCCCAATATGGCCACCTCCGGCGTGTTGACGATGGG
Coding sequences:
- the astB gene encoding N-succinylarginine dihydrolase; translated protein: MTQHATEANFDGLVGPTHNYAGLSWGNVASKSNVSAVSNPKEAALQGLKKMKILADRGFVQGILPPHERPHIPTLRKLGFTGSDADVLAAAAKSNPVILSAAASASTMWTANAATVSPSADTKDHRVHFTPANLSAKFHRSIEHEVTGRALASIFTDEAYFAHHKALPSVSHFGDEGAANHTRLCSAYGEPGVELFVYGQTAFDEAAPAPKRFPARQTLEASQAIARLHGLSDNHAVFAQQNPSAIDAGVFHNDVIAVGNGNVLFYHDQAFLNEERVLADIRGKLKGAELQGVRVSSDEVPIADAVSSYLFNSQLLTQKDGSMLLAVPGECREIDSVSRYLDNLVAQGGPISTVEVFDVKQSMRNGGGPACLRLRVVLTDDELKAMHDGVLLNDALYERLVTWVEGHYRDELTQADLADPMLLDECRHALDELSGILGLGSIYDFQR
- the astD gene encoding succinylglutamate-semialdehyde dehydrogenase; amino-acid sequence: MSIELTGELLIQGKWLTGHGPDMESLQPVSGDTVWSGQSADVEDVDAAVRAARAAFPEWRRKTFEERLAIVEAFGKELEAHKEELAHTIGEETGKPLWESRTEVAAMIGKIGISKKAYEDRTGYSESAMAGGQAVLRHRPHGVVAVFGPYNFPGHLPNGHIVPALLAGNTVIFKPSEIAPAVAELTVRLWIKAGLPDSVISLLQGEKEAGIALAGHPGIDGLFFTGSSNVGHQLHQQFGGQPEKILALEMGGNNPLIVQDISDMDGAVHHAIQSAFLSAGQRCTCARRLLVRKGKEGDQFIERLVEVAKSIKVGRFDADPQPFMGSLVSAAAAQRLVDAQANLLEKGAKSLLELRRADDGPAMLTPGIIDITDADDVEDEEFFGPLLSVIRYDDFDQALAIANDTRYGLSAGILTDDRKLYERLTEEVRAGIVNWNRPLTGASSAAPFGGVGASGNHRPSAYYAADYCAWPMASLESDKSAMPDSLAPGLSFE
- the astA gene encoding arginine N-succinyltransferase, with the translated sequence MLLIRPINQGDLEDLHKMAEGAGKGLTSLPPNRDLLARKIARSEDTFGERCEPEAGMYLFALEDTAQGKCVGISGIEARVGLDEVWYNYRLSTTVNASRELGVHVRTPTLHLTNDMTDTSEICSLLLSKTHRQGGNGLLLSRCRFLFMADFRNLFSEKVFAEMRGYSDENGRSPLWDALGRRFFDMDFSEADFLSGMGNKSFIAELMPKYPIYLPLLPQSAREVVSQVHENTKPALRMLQAEGFNFNGLVDIFDAGPVVEAFIHNVRTVRESIKRHVLVTRQPVELDVPAEQRVMVSNRSFRDFRVTTLPMKCIKPDTVSMPAEVAEALQVSSGDMVRLSPLKDGANVRTAK
- a CDS encoding arginine N-succinyltransferase, which translates into the protein MWIVRPARHEDLAGIEKLATGHGARVSTLPQSRDKLSEKIDHSLRSLASDPALLERERFLFVLEDSETGKIHGTAGIDARAGNGQPFYNYRRDELIHASHELDVSKRVAVLYPTHELTGDTLLCSFTIDPELRDGDAFELLSRSRLLFIDRHRERFANDLVVEIQGVQTEEGDAPFWDSLGRHFFHMDFATADYYSGVKSKTFIAELMPPNPIYVTLLSEAAQTAISQPHEAAERTCQLLEREGFRMGKHIDIFDGGPVLEARTDALSTLTSRRIKTVRRGEGSRGLRYLVANGESEAFRCTLTNVSDGLGDVVRLNTSVADVLQVSDGDDLILVAL
- a CDS encoding aspartate aminotransferase family protein, whose product is MTTAAITRAMFDDVMVPNYAPGKIIPVRGEGSRIWDQEGKEYVDLAGGIAVTSLGHAHPGLVGALTSQAEKIWHLSNVMTNEPAIHLAKTLCDLTFAERVFFANSGGEANEAAFKLARRYAWQHHGPDKHEIIAFKNSFHGRTLFTVSVGGQPKYLEGFEPAPQGIHHADFNDLASVEKLISDKTCAIVVEPIQGEGGILPAKPGFLEALRELCDKHDALLVFDEVQTGVGRTGHLYAYQKYGVTPDILSTAKALGGGFPIGAMLTTAKIADSLGVGTHGSTYGGNPLACAVAQRVIDIVSQPDVLKGVEARSLRLRQGMEAIGEKYGVFDHVRGAGLLLGGVLSEKWQGKAKDFLNAGLDEGVMVLVAGLNVVRLAPSLIIPESDIDEALVRFERAVAKVAG
- a CDS encoding GlxA family transcriptional regulator — its product is MTLNVGLLLLPGASALSYAAAVEPLQACNRLLGENSFALRHLGLGAAFSSGLPLPETPLGDCLDNFHWLLVVGGHAPCRGLPADLTQTLVDRCNAVPVVGGLASGSLVLADAGLLDGYRATLHGLPAPELRQRYSGVRLADDVFCVDRNRLTCRGATAAQDLMIWTIGRELGRDVAEALAQWFVRERVGEPELGAGAELDQATRSEQPALAEAVDLMFANIEEPLSGDDIAGHVNLSRRQLERLFRKYLDTVPSRYYLKIRLDKARELVRSSGLSLTDIAMACGFSSGAHFSTTYRNAFGLTPSEDREV
- a CDS encoding exonuclease domain-containing protein; protein product: MNESSPFLDSCTLAFIDLETTGGNASCDRITEVGIRFWRNGEVVDEWQTLLNPQTRISPFIEQLTGITNAMVADAPLFEDVADTLREKLKDCVFVAHNARFDYGFVKAEFRRLGQAFSARVLCTVKLSRRLYPAYRRHNMDELIARHGLPVVERHRAMGDVHAMHAFFETALADHGYGMVEHTSRALLKRPSIPSHLPNDVLDTLPQCPGVYRFYGENDVLLYVGKSTNILQRVASHFSGDHNSHRGIRMSQSLRRVEWTETAGELGALLLELKQIKTLSPLYNRRSRPAKNLVSIELRQNDQGYLQARLVREIEPHRLGDYYGLFRSIRDAERALKGISAKNELCNRLLGLEFGNEGPCFQRTLGRCKGACDGGEDVTRYNLRTQIGFHALRLKTWPWAGPVGVVEHNPRRERTDILVIYNWMHITTLHDESDMSDLSLRGQSVTFDLDSYKLVIKALHQRDGHRRRLIELPAVHSPDILMPDANTG
- a CDS encoding DcaP family trimeric outer membrane transporter, which translates into the protein MNRNTITIAVRAATSVLALGFAGSTMALGIAGKTSDGMEYSAEIYGYARLNASYDVDEDISNSTRSGDFSKVNTGDDEDNEISGHFGADAVQSRLGVKAMLPHDVKVVVEGDFRPGSLRLRHAYGEYMGWMAGQNWSNYTSFVGFTPTLDFDALPGNAGVQFRAAQLRYTNGPLSISAEEPLSYSGLIDGAGGDAEKEGLPVLTARLENKSGVFSYSTAAILRQVSYDTGTNDDDAIGYGAFAAVTLSATDSLKLYGVINYTNGANTYLYRSGENFAAEDGYVDGSGNLELISGYGGTVGLTIDLGSDRSINAGVGMTEVDWDDAEQDLGSAVIGDKHETNTSAMINYQWHLQKNVTMGIEYAYYMVDEVDGDDGDASRLLFAAQYNF